From the Elaeis guineensis isolate ETL-2024a chromosome 16, EG11, whole genome shotgun sequence genome, the window GTCCCGATGCCATACCAACCTGGGACTAAAGCAGGATGGATAACAATATCAGGACTTCAATCCTTGTGCAAAACACTGCAATTAATCCTCCCCCACCCAAAACAACAACCCACCCAAAAAGTAAAATGCCTGCACATATGAGGACAAAAAGATTTATTGAGAAGCATTAACTCGAAGTAGCAAAGCAAAGGCTCAAAGATAACATAGCGGGGAAACCTACCAACCCATCCAAGCGGAGAGCGAGAGCAACCTAGAAAAGCATCAAAGAAGATTATGAGATCGTAGGAAAGTATaagagatggaaaaaaaaataatctgagTATATACCGCTGCAATATCATCAAGGTCCTGTTTAGACAAGTCAGGTGCAATTTTCACTAGCAACGGTGGTGGACCCTCCTCTGCCCATTGCATTTCATCACGAGCAGCTTGCACCTATGTGTCAATCGCAGAAGTCAAAAGAATCAATTGCCCGGCATCTGAAGTACACTAAACTATCACACTGAAATAAAATAGTAACAGGGAGGAGAACAGCCATTTAAAAAACTCCAAGTTATAAACCTTTTTAACAAGATCTTTCAGTTGTTTTCTCCCCTGAAGTTTGCGAAGCCCAGGAGTGTTTGGTGAAGAGACATTTATGACCTGAAACATGATATGATTTGAAATACAATAAAATCCATCCTTGATATTCAAAGCATAATTGAAAAAACTAGtttgaaaattagatatcatattcCATAACGAGTCAGATGTCATAAGCAGATTACTCAAAACAATATGGAATATTTAACTGGTAACTTATACAAGATAGAAATGCAAAATAACTGAAAATTTTCACTCAAGAACAGCTTATGCCTAATAATATGGTTTGTGTCGTTCAGTGACTGCCGTGTCGCTTTTTCCTATAAATATGAGGTTAGCTTTACCTTATGAATCAAATATAAATGGTCATTGAAATCATTCTTTTACCTAAGAGAACAAAGCAAATGCAGTATATAACATTTCAACATTTATAGCTAGCACCAATATTATGATGTAATGTTAGGTCAAATCAGGAGCACAGTTTGTTGATGAGCTTACTTGACTCCCACCCGGGCACCAACTCAAACTTTACATGGGCATGAATTAATGCTCCAGTCGTACTCTACCATTGAAAGAGATGATAAGGCTCATTCAACTAATGGAATGTAAGAGCGCAGAACATGATAGCGTATTGCTCCTTTTTCAAAAGACTATTAGATATAAAAGCAGCACTGGAGTAGTGCCAGCAAAGATGAAATAACACAGGAAATTCTAATGCCATATTTCTACAACTACGAATTTCAGGTATAAAGTGCCACCAGTTTGGAAGCAGCTTTTGATTTTTTTCCCCATTTACAGACATGGTAAGTAATAAACTATACATATTACTTCATCAGATCTGCTTAAGAACATGAATGGACACTTTAACTGAACTTGAAAGTATTTGTGTTTTGTGGAAGGTGTGCAGACCAAAGGAGGCTACAAAAATAAACTGCAGGTAACACAAGTAAAGGGAGCAGATTCAAACCTCCAATAGGCTAGAACCCCTTATAACATGAGTCACATGACAACAGCCCCCACAAGCAAAAGAGAAAGGAAGGCAACTTATAGTGCAAAAAAGTCGTACAAATGTGGAATGACATCCTCAACAATCCAAGCCATTGCCATAAGCATCATGCAGCCAAAACTCTCATGACCAAGGTTTGCAAACTTGGACCACCCCACCTGGTATGACACGTACCATAACATACCATGCCTACCAAGACTAACTATGCCTTCTACATTGAGTGTTGTTGCCAAAGTATGTACCATACCCAATAGTCACTATGGGGTGTACCAGTTGGGCACCAACCAGTTCAAGGTCCAGTACCAAGATTGCAAACCTTGCTCATGGCACTGCAGAATATTGATAGGAATTAAATGCAATGCAGTCAGAAAGCAGGCCagccaataaaaaaaataaaaagtacataGTATTCTGGCATGTCTCACTACAATATTTTTTACTTCCTTCAAAAACACATCCATACATGCATAACCAAAAGCCTTGGCATCGTATTCTGGCCAGCCGAGGTTTTCATGTTGCTACAATTATAAGAGAAGTGCAGTTATAATCTGCTGTTTGGTTGCAGATGTAACAAGTCAATGGAACTCTATGTTATTTAGGTGCAGTAACTGCCTCATTGAAGCACATATATCATGCAATTCAAGCATTCTTATTGCAGCCTTATTTGCTGCAACTCATCTTATGGTCATTTTGGCCATAAAGATGACTTTACCAGCACTTACAACCAACCAAACGAACCAGTTGGTGATGAATTTCTGACATCCTATGCATGAGAGGAAATGGCATATAGCTACATATCTAAAGGTCATTAACCTTGCATCATGATATTAGAAgcagatttttgatgagataccAAGTAGTCAGCATACTGAGATAAAGTATGGACTCCTTGAACATAGTCAGCAGCTGCATCTTCACTTGTCTTGTTCTTGCCGAGATTAACGCCCAAAATGCCAGGACCTGCCTTTCCTCCCTGCTTTACTTCATCACCTGACGAAGATAAGGAGCTCGAAGTTTCTTCCATCTTCCTCTTACCATGCTGGGCACCAAGACGCTTTGCAACCACCACAATACCTTCGCTATTGAACCCGCATCGATTAATTATAGCACTGCCAGTAATGTTAAGCACCTCAATGATTAATGGAATATAAATATGAATTCGAAGATCAAATACCGACAAATACTTGATATTCACACTTCAATATCATAAAACTGTCTAATGGAATGAGTTTAATGGTCAATAAATACTTTAAGAAACTCAGTTGCAACATACATGCTTACCCCTCCTGTCGCAATCTGAAGATACGAGGCTTAGGATTTCCCTCCTGGGGAATAGGGGTAACAGAGCCAACTTCGACAAAGCCAAAGCCTAGACCTAGTAAGCCTTCAACTGCCTCAGCATTTTTATCAAAACCAGCAGCAAGACCAATGGGATTTGTAAATTTTCTCCCCCAGACCTCCAACCCCAGTATTGCTGGGTCAGGTCTTTTTTCCCTAGGAACAAGACCATGAGAAGCAGCAGAAACTGCCAAGCGATGAGCAACCTCTGGATCTAGCAATGCAAAGAATGGGTTCAAAAATTTTGTAGCCTTAAACAACCACCCACTGCAAGATTAGAAGTAAAGAATCATAAATCAGATAAACAGAGAATTACCTAATATATACACAGATACTTCAGGTATGAACAATAACTGCAGCAAAAGAAGCTTTGCAACACATGCATGCAGAAAGTAAATATATCATCTATCATGTACAAATAACTCTCCAATGCCTCAGCTGTAGGAAAGTAGTGCATGAACATTTCTTAAGAGCATGCAATATCTAAAGAACACCAAGAAAGACATAAGCATCTATATCTTGCAAGAGAATCATGGATCTGGAAACTTCCAGCATAATCTAGGTTCTTTTTGATAGCACTTCCTAACCATGGAACCTAAGCAAGGCAGGCTTATGTTGGAGGACCGCAAGCACAGTGAGAAGATTTTGTATCAGCCTTTTCTCTGCTAGAATAATGATAAGACCAAGTGCTTGCATGTATAACGCTATGCCAGCAACTTATGTGGCCCATCTGCAGCTTGGCTGCTGCTGGATTTAGTAACTGCATATATGAAATGCAGTTAGGGAATGCATCTGCATATGCAGCTAGAAAATATACACCACTTTAAAACACCATGAACAAAAATATCTAAGGTAACATAAATGGAAATTCTGATAAAAGATAGGAAAAGACTAGTAGTTTGGACATTATGGCAAaggttttaaaaaaaaacttgtaGTGTTACCAGGCAAGACCTCTAAAACAGAATTGATTTAGTTGCAAGGTAGAGAACTAGCAGTTGGGATATGACTGAATGCATGATCCTTTTGTTTGGAATTCCAAAATGAAAGTGAAACAGTTTAGTTCAGCTTGATGCTAAGTAGTTTTAGAATTTCACAGAAACTAACTTATAGGGCTAAGTTTTCTTGTATACATGGGTTATTGATGATAAAGTTTTGCCATTTCTTCATTTGTTCGGTGTCAAGAAGCATTTTCTTTCAAttcaaaatagattttgaagTTCTAAAAAGATTTACAATGAGATTTAGATGGAAAGCCAAATTATTAATTTAGTCTTCCCTATCCTAGAGTTGAAACCATATTGACATTTGTATTAACATATGCTAGGTTTCCATCAAAAGAGAACAATGATACAGTACACACCAAACACAAGTTCAAAAGAGGATATTTATGTCAAAACCACCAAAACAATATATTCAAcagaattgaaatttaaaatgttGTCATCTTCCTACTTATTCTATTTATGGacttttttcttccttattttaATGGATGTTCTTTTGTTGTTTTCATAATACTCAAGCAAAACTAACAAAATTAGAGCTACCAAAACTAAAACTAGTTCAGTTGTTACACAGAACTGAAACCATCACCAAGTTTTTGACCCTTGCTTTGATGGTTTTGGTTATATCAGAGAGCTCATTAGTCACTAACTCAACATCAACTTGGTTCCTCCATCAAATATACACACAAGTGCATATGCATGTGCATTGATTCAAACAAAGGATATATAAAGATAGAGTTGCTGACTTAAATCAATCATTCACAAAGATTTAAAGTCAAGCCAGTTAGTTAAGTGAAGGACTTATGCAGTCAATTAGACGTGTGCACGCGCgcacactctttctctctctcttacacatacacatacacaaaCACAAAAAGAAATATGTGGCATATCAAACAGTGCTAGATAGGTTGTGAGTAAGTTTGCTTTTTGAAATGCCTGTTTagctttcaaaaaaagaaaaaagaaaaagaaattaaatGACAGTTCGTGTCCAAACTTTGTGAGACAAATCCTATATGAACACTTGGAGCAGGAGAGACAAAATGCAGAGCTTAAAGCCAAATACAAAGGTAAGAATTTCACCACAAATATAGAGAAACCCACAATTCTACAAGTTCCAATCCTATAATTCACAAGCCTCACTAACAGATAAGCGTTAAATAGAGGTCAATGAAGGTTTTAACATAGAACTGTTTATATTCTTAATCATAATATACTACACATCACTGAGAAGCTGGTTCAGTGCCGACTAACTATTATGGCTATTTATTCACTCTGACGTTTCGAGTAAATAAATACCCATAATAGTTTTCAAGTGCTATATAATACATACTGCCAAACTAAATGAAGCAGCAAGCTACCAATAGAGCATCATGCATAAATTCTAAGAAATTAATATGTACCAAAAAGTCGCTTCATCTGCCGTACTCACGTAAGCTCCTCCAGCTATTGCTAGCCCTATCATGGTCCCAGTTAATAACCTTCCCTACAAAACAATATTAGCATATAGCCAGTATTAACAGAAATAcacaacaaacaaaaaaaaaaaaaagatcggtacgctttataatttttttttaaaaaaaatacaaaattgttAAATGAGTCGTGATCAAACACCGAGGCCGGACGTGCAACGCAAATATGAATCCAAGAATCGgaaaatgaaaacaaaaaaatagCATTTGTTTCCAGTTGTTGGGATATACCAACGGACGACCccaacggacgactccgacggacgatccgacggacgaccccgaccgaccccgacggacgaccccgaccgacgactccaacggacgaccccgacggacgaccgatGGACGACTCTGACGGACGACCCCGatcgacgactccgacggacgaccccgaccgacgaccgactccgacggacgactccgacggacgaccccgacggacgactccgacggacgaccccgaccgaccccgatggacgactctgacggacgactccgacggacgacccccgacggacgactccgacggacgaccccgaccgacgaccccgacagacggctgccgacaatatccgaccgaaggtgtgtcggccgaaccgacccatgctgttcccgaccgaccgagcggtcgaacccatattaccgactcactgtcgggggtggcagcc encodes:
- the LOC105058967 gene encoding dihydroorotate dehydrogenase (quinone), mitochondrial isoform X1 (The sequence of the model RefSeq protein was modified relative to this genomic sequence to represent the inferred CDS: added 150 bases not found in genome assembly) is translated as MAARVWRSSIRDALFKKLKSGPVGGGFAPRLASTAAGTRAAPKIPPPPRKGRLLTGTMIGLAIAGGAYVSTADEATFCGWLFKATKFLNPFFALLDPEVAHRLAVSAASHGLVPREKRPDPAILGLEVWGRKFTNPIGLAAGFDKNAEAVEGLLGLGFGFVEVGSVTPIPQEGNPKPRIFRLRQEGAIINRCGFNSEGIVVVAKRLGAQHGKRKMEETSSSLSSSGDEVKQGGKAGPGILGVNLGKNKTSEDAAADYVQGVHTLSQYADYLVINVSSPNTPGLRKLQGRKQLKDLVKKVQAARDEMQWAEEGPPPLLVKIAPDLSKQDLDDIAAVALALRLDGLIISNTTVSRPDPVSRHPLAGESGGLSGKPLFDLSTNILKEMYILTRGKIPLIGCGGVSSGEDAYKKIRAGATLVQLYTAFAYGGPALIPQIKSELAECLERDGFKSVQEAVGADCR
- the LOC105058967 gene encoding dihydroorotate dehydrogenase (quinone), mitochondrial isoform X2 (The sequence of the model RefSeq protein was modified relative to this genomic sequence to represent the inferred CDS: added 150 bases not found in genome assembly), giving the protein MAARVWRSSIRDALFKKLKSGPVGGGFAPRLASTAAGTRAAPKIPPPPRKGRLLTGTMIGLAIAGGAYVSTADEATFCGWLFKATKFLNPFFALLDPEVAHRLAVSAASHGLVPREKRPDPAILGLEVWGRKFTNPIGLAAGFDKNAEAVEGLLGLGFGFVEVGSVTPIPQEGNPKPRIFRLRQEGAIINRCGFNSEGIVVVAKRLGAQHGKRKMEETSSSLSSSGDEVKQGGKAGPGILGVNLGKNKTSEDAAADYVQGVHTLSQYADYLVINVSSPNTPGLRKLQGRKQLKDLVKKVQAARDEMQWAEEGPPPLLVKIAPDLSKQDLDDIAAVALALRLDGLIISNTTVSRPDPVSRHPLAGESGGLSGKPLFDLSTNILKEMYILTRGKIPLIGCGGVSSGEDAYKKIRAGATLVQLYTAFAYGGPALIPQIKEAVGADCR